TAGCTGAGGCAATTTACATCTTGTGGCTTTTTCTACTTCCTTATGCCCCTGTAGGTACCGCCTCCTTTTgcagattttctttttcttcattgaatCTGTTTTTAATTTTGAGATTAGCTTTTTTTGCcaatttttgtttggaattatTCTTAAATTTGGCGTACGCGATTGTTCGCATTTGTTGTTATGAACAGGGAGATCCCGTTTGGGCAATTAAATCGGACACGGTGAATTTTCTCGTCGGcctttctctcaattttttcttcatcttgcCTTTGATGAATAATGGTATGTGCAATTTCAGTGGATTACATCTTATGAATGAACGTTAAATTTTCTTGGCAATCCTTGATTTAATCTTATGCCTTATGAAAATCCCTATTCCTCTCCAGGATATAAAATTTTAGCACATTGGATAGGTGTATAGAGGAATTCAATCAATTGTTGTTATTTTCTATTGAGTACTACTCCTTGCTTTGGTCTGCATATTCTCGTATATTTCTAAGCTGAATAtgaaatgtgattttttttccttgtatcCTATTTCTGTTGATAAGATTTGAACCCACATTATCTGCTTAACATTGGTCATTTTGCTGGTTATCAGTCCATGAAGTGATGATAACTAACTGTAGCATGCTTGGTAGATTTCAAAAGAACTGCGGAGACACATTGCAATACTCTATATAGATTGGATATCCTCGTGCATGATTATGCCTCTTTATTGTGgagaaaatttattttgagagttaaagtTATATATTTTGAATTGTCGTGTCAGCATATTTGAAAGTTGATTTACATATAATTAACTTGTTAATGTTCTATCcatgatgatttgagcaaataCATTTTTTGGCAGAGTAGTCGGGATACGAGTTCTTGATGCCCCAGTTCTTCACCCTGTAAGGGTTATTGTATTGgataccttctttttttcaaccttttatattaatctaaacATTATTTTAACAATGagcttttttatttgttttcagaTGTCTGAAGGCTTATTCAACTTTGTTATTGGATGGACCTTGATGTTCGCTCCTTTGCTATTCACTGATAATAAGAGAGACAGATACAAGGGCTCACTTGACGTTTTATGGGGATTCCAAATGTTTCTCACTAATAGTATGCTTCCATCATTCTCTTCATCTCTTGTACAGTTGTACTTATCTGGAAGGTATTGTAGTGAATTAGCCTGACCATGCAGGTCACTAATACACTAGACATTCACAAACCCTGAACAGTGCTCTGGCCTCAAATATTTTACTGAGTTTGTACCACAATGATGGTTTGACAGTTGTAACCAAATCTAACGCAAACATGCCATCATATGTTtcgtatttttttattttttcatgtagTACTTACTGTTCAGTTTTCCTTCCATAATTATTTTGTCATTAGATTACATAGCAATTTTCATCTAATGAATTACTGCCCTTGTTGATTCCAGCATTCTTAATACCTTACATGGCCATCCGGCTGAATGAGGCTGAGGCTGACGAAACTCGAAGCAACCGCTCTCCGTTAGGCTCTATAATGACAAATGGTGCACCCATAGTGGGACTGCTGGGTGGAGCTGTATGTTTGATCTCTGCAATGTGGGCTCTTTTTGGCCGTGCTGATGGAAACTTTGGGAGCATAGCAGACAGATGGCAATTCTTGATTAGTTATCTTGGATCAGAGAGGCTTGCTTATGCCTTCATTTGGGATATATGTCTTTACATGATATTCCAACCTTGGTTAATAGGTGACAACCTTCAAAATGTTCAGGAGAGCAAAATTAATATAGTGAATTATCTCAGGTTTGTCCCGGTAATTGGCTTGACTGCCTACCTTCTCTTTTTAAATCCTGATGACGAACTGTAGTTGGCTCTAGAATTATACAGAAAAGAAGACATCAGTGAGTCATCTTTAGAGTTTTACCCAGATTGAATAAGAGAAGAGAACTGCGTATCTCGATGTTGTTTATTAATAACATTTTGATTGCCCATTCGTAATCTAGTAAACTTTTTTGCCTTCCAGATGCAGTTTGTGTGGAGTGTATGGATGAAACTTTGTTGTGAACTCCATTGGAAAAGCTCTGTCTTTGGTGAGGTCTTCTTACAAGATGTAATAGATTGGCATTAGCCTTGTTAAGAATGGACGGTTTAGAGGGATCTGTATTATAAATCACGGAGCAATAACTCAATTGGTCATGTCTCTGGACTTAAGGTGGATGATGTTACGATTGAGAGTTCGAATTAGCTATGAGTATTTTCCTGGAGTTTTTTGGTTCTATGGGCCTACCCACTTTCAAGGAGGGGGTTAGGAGCCTTATTTCATCCGCATGGGTTTTGATTCAGCCTTCCACATCGGCAGCGTGGTATGGATGTTTTGATGGCCTGAAGTTTACGCCAATCGTCTGCTCACTTATCCAAAAGGGCACCCTattaaaaatttagaaaattgatatGGGAGTTAACGCAATTTTTGGTTACCCAAAAGACCAAAGACTGGTGGCTCGTCCTCCTGATCTAACCACCCATTTCACGGTTTTACAACCCATTGCTATTTGCGAGGTTAGGTAGTTTTCCCTATAAAAG
This genomic stretch from Tripterygium wilfordii isolate XIE 37 chromosome 22, ASM1340144v1, whole genome shotgun sequence harbors:
- the LOC119991599 gene encoding uncharacterized protein LOC119991599 isoform X1, which translates into the protein MNNVGIRVLDAPVLHPMSEGLFNFVIGWTLMFAPLLFTDNKRDRYKGSLDVLWGFQMFLTNTFLIPYMAIRLNEAEADETRSNRSPLGSIMTNGAPIVGLLGGAVCLISAMWALFGRADGNFGSIADRWQFLISYLGSERLAYAFIWDICLYMIFQPWLIGDNLQNVQESKINIVNYLRFVPVIGLTAYLLFLNPDDEL
- the LOC119991599 gene encoding uncharacterized protein LOC119991599 isoform X2: MSEGLFNFVIGWTLMFAPLLFTDNKRDRYKGSLDVLWGFQMFLTNTFLIPYMAIRLNEAEADETRSNRSPLGSIMTNGAPIVGLLGGAVCLISAMWALFGRADGNFGSIADRWQFLISYLGSERLAYAFIWDICLYMIFQPWLIGDNLQNVQESKINIVNYLRFVPVIGLTAYLLFLNPDDEL